The following are encoded in a window of Streptomyces sp. Go-475 genomic DNA:
- a CDS encoding ATP-binding cassette domain-containing protein, with protein sequence MTTTTETPVLQARGLVKRYGHVTAIDGADFDLLPGEVLAVIGDNGAGKTSLIKALTGAVVPDEGEIRLNGKPIQFSGPQSARAHGIETVYQDLAVAASMDIASNMFLGRELRRPGVLGSAFRMLDKKRMRQEAAEHMADLKIGLRSLTQPVETLSGGQRQAVAVARAVAWARSVVVMDEPTAALGVKESGQVLDLIRRVRDKGMPVVLISHNMPHVFEIADRIHVHRLGRRAAVIKPSDYSMAEVVAIMTGALTVDEAGGTVVADSDAAKAAGVQAN encoded by the coding sequence ACGGCGCCGACTTCGACCTGCTGCCCGGCGAGGTGCTCGCCGTCATCGGCGACAACGGAGCCGGAAAGACCAGCCTCATCAAGGCCCTCACCGGCGCGGTGGTGCCGGACGAGGGCGAGATACGCCTGAACGGAAAGCCGATCCAGTTCTCCGGCCCGCAGAGCGCTCGCGCGCACGGCATCGAGACGGTCTATCAGGACCTCGCCGTAGCAGCCTCCATGGACATCGCCTCGAACATGTTCCTGGGACGCGAACTGCGCCGTCCCGGCGTCCTGGGCAGCGCCTTCCGCATGCTGGACAAGAAGCGCATGCGTCAAGAGGCCGCCGAGCACATGGCCGACCTGAAGATCGGCCTGCGCTCGCTGACCCAGCCGGTCGAGACCCTCTCCGGCGGACAGCGCCAGGCCGTCGCGGTCGCCCGGGCCGTCGCCTGGGCCCGCAGCGTCGTCGTCATGGACGAACCCACCGCCGCCCTCGGCGTCAAGGAGTCCGGACAGGTCCTCGACCTCATACGCCGTGTCCGCGACAAGGGCATGCCGGTCGTCCTGATCAGCCACAACATGCCGCACGTCTTCGAGATCGCCGACCGCATCCACGTCCACCGCCTCGGCAGGCGAGCGGCCGTGATCAAGCCCTCGGACTACTCCATGGCGGAGGTCGTCGCCATCATGACCGGCGCGCTCACCGTCGACGAGGCCGGAGGTACCGTCGTAGCGGATTCCGACGCGGCGAAGGCCGCGGGAGTCCAGGCCAACTGA
- a CDS encoding LacI family DNA-binding transcriptional regulator — MAANRRPTLADVAREVGVSAKTVSRVLNEDGPVSAKTREQVLAAVARLGFQPNLMARNIRVGGPDTTIGLVIPDLGNPFFGAVARSIEDTVRDRGLTLLMGSSADDPDRERALTDTFLARRISMLMVAPSVGATHSHLKTHRAAGLPVVFLDRPGNGLATDSVVSSNRAGAHEGVAHLIAHGHRRIGFIGDVPTRLYTRRERLAGYRAALEEAGLPYDRSLVTNAHDQQGASTATAQLLSLADPPTALFAGNNIVALGIVTELARAERKDIAVVAFDDVALAEALEPALTVVAQDPEEIGRAAAAAALARLDGDRSRVRTITVPTRLIVRGSGEQSAPRLQEA, encoded by the coding sequence ATGGCAGCGAACCGCCGCCCCACCCTCGCAGACGTGGCACGGGAAGTGGGCGTCAGCGCGAAGACGGTCTCCCGCGTCCTCAACGAGGACGGCCCCGTCTCGGCCAAGACCAGGGAGCAGGTGCTCGCCGCCGTGGCCAGGCTCGGCTTCCAGCCGAACCTCATGGCCCGCAACATCCGCGTCGGCGGACCCGACACCACCATCGGTCTGGTCATCCCCGACCTCGGCAACCCCTTCTTCGGAGCCGTGGCCAGGAGCATCGAGGACACCGTCCGCGACCGCGGCCTGACCCTGCTCATGGGCTCCTCCGCGGACGACCCCGACCGCGAACGCGCGTTGACGGACACGTTCCTCGCCCGCCGCATCAGCATGCTGATGGTGGCGCCGTCCGTCGGCGCCACCCACTCCCACCTCAAGACCCACCGCGCCGCGGGCCTGCCCGTCGTCTTCCTCGACCGCCCCGGCAACGGCCTGGCCACGGACAGCGTCGTCAGCTCCAACCGCGCGGGCGCCCACGAAGGCGTCGCCCACCTGATCGCCCACGGCCACCGGCGCATCGGCTTCATCGGCGACGTTCCCACCAGGCTCTACACACGCCGCGAACGCCTGGCCGGATACCGTGCGGCCCTGGAGGAAGCCGGTCTCCCCTACGACCGCTCCCTCGTGACCAATGCTCACGACCAGCAAGGGGCCTCCACCGCCACCGCCCAGTTGCTGAGCCTGGCCGATCCCCCCACCGCCCTGTTCGCCGGCAACAACATCGTCGCACTGGGAATCGTCACCGAACTCGCCCGCGCCGAACGGAAGGACATCGCCGTCGTCGCCTTCGACGACGTCGCGCTCGCCGAGGCGCTCGAACCGGCCCTGACCGTCGTCGCCCAGGACCCCGAGGAAATCGGCAGGGCGGCCGCGGCCGCCGCCCTGGCCCGGCTCGACGGCGACCGCTCCCGCGTCCGCACCATCACCGTCCCCACTCGACTGATCGTGCGCGGGTCGGGGGAACAGTCCGCTCCGCGGCTGCAGGAGGCGTGA